A region of Granulicella sibirica DNA encodes the following proteins:
- a CDS encoding efflux transporter outer membrane subunit, with amino-acid sequence MSSLLAGLKRTASLTASGLLLAAIAGCKVGPNYKRPAVPAPPAFRGADEAAIVSDAQSSIGDQKWASVYQEPELQELIRKALVNNFDVRIAAERILEQESQVQITRAQQFPTLSAGGTGFGASFPASTLGGSNNNSSSGGITSPLAAGSFNLSAAWTPDFWGLYRRQTEAARAQLLATTWAQRAVRMTLVQNVATGYIQIRALDKQLDIAKQTLKIRQDSVDLTKTLEQGGAAPLSDVRQAEQLLYTASSQIPQLEQQIQQEENAIKLLLGENPGPIVRVSPNALTPPPQEIPTGLPSQLLERRPDIQQAEATLVAANAQIGVARAQFFPQLAISASAGVGGGSFSDIFTTDSKTIYGIGTLTQPIFAGGKLRGQLNLSKRTEEEMVITYQKTIAGAFRDVSNALIALKKQHDYRVEQEKLVAAAQDATRLARLRYQGGATAYLEVLTTDSTLFSAQLNLVSAQQGEALTLVQLYSALGGGWQ; translated from the coding sequence ATGAGCAGCTTGCTCGCAGGTCTCAAACGCACTGCATCTCTTACGGCCTCCGGCCTGCTTCTGGCGGCAATCGCCGGCTGCAAGGTAGGACCGAACTATAAACGCCCCGCCGTGCCGGCGCCTCCTGCCTTCCGTGGCGCCGATGAAGCCGCTATCGTCAGCGATGCGCAAAGCTCCATCGGCGACCAGAAGTGGGCCTCCGTCTACCAGGAGCCGGAACTCCAGGAGCTGATCCGTAAGGCGCTCGTCAATAACTTCGACGTGCGCATCGCCGCCGAGCGCATCCTCGAACAGGAATCGCAGGTCCAGATCACGCGCGCCCAGCAGTTTCCCACGCTGAGCGCGGGTGGCACCGGCTTCGGCGCGTCCTTCCCGGCTTCGACCCTGGGTGGAAGCAACAACAACAGCAGCTCGGGCGGGATTACAAGCCCCCTGGCCGCTGGCAGCTTCAACCTCTCGGCCGCCTGGACTCCTGACTTCTGGGGCCTCTATCGCCGTCAGACCGAAGCCGCCCGTGCCCAACTCCTTGCGACCACGTGGGCTCAACGCGCCGTTCGGATGACGCTCGTCCAGAATGTCGCTACTGGATACATCCAGATCCGCGCCCTCGACAAGCAGCTCGACATCGCCAAGCAGACCCTGAAGATCCGTCAGGACTCCGTCGACCTCACCAAGACGCTCGAACAGGGTGGTGCCGCCCCTCTCTCCGACGTCCGCCAGGCCGAGCAGCTTCTCTACACCGCCTCCTCGCAGATCCCGCAGCTTGAGCAGCAGATCCAGCAGGAGGAGAACGCGATCAAGCTTCTCCTCGGCGAGAACCCGGGTCCCATCGTTCGGGTGTCGCCGAACGCTCTCACCCCGCCCCCGCAGGAGATCCCCACCGGCCTTCCGTCTCAGCTTCTTGAGCGCCGCCCGGATATCCAGCAGGCGGAGGCGACCCTCGTCGCGGCCAACGCGCAGATCGGCGTAGCCCGCGCCCAGTTCTTCCCGCAGCTTGCGATCTCCGCTTCCGCGGGCGTCGGCGGCGGAAGCTTCTCCGATATCTTCACCACAGACAGCAAGACCATCTACGGTATCGGAACCCTAACCCAGCCCATCTTCGCCGGTGGCAAACTTCGTGGACAGCTCAACCTCTCCAAGCGGACCGAGGAAGAGATGGTCATCACCTATCAGAAGACCATCGCCGGCGCCTTCCGCGACGTTTCGAACGCGCTGATCGCGCTGAAGAAGCAGCATGACTACCGTGTCGAGCAGGAGAAGCTGGTGGCAGCCGCCCAGGATGCAACCCGACTGGCGCGGCTCCGCTACCAGGGCGGAGCCACCGCCTACCTCGAAGTCCTCACCACGGACTCCACGCTCTTCTCCGCGCAGCTAAACCTGGTCAGCGCCCAACAGGGTGAAGCACTCACCCTTGTCCAGCTCTACAGCGCCCTCGGCGGCGGCTGGCAATAA
- a CDS encoding efflux RND transporter permease subunit, which produces MSKFFIRRPIVAIVIAILTVIVGTVSMFSLATSQYPDIVPTEILVTATYPGADAKTVAEAVSTPIEQQMNGVDNMIYMDSVSANNGVVQLFVDFDVKTDPNIDQVLGQLRVDQAQSQLPAQVTTAGLTVQKALTSPLMLVAINSPGGKLSQDFLTNYAIINLQDQISRVKGVSRVQIFGGQYALRVWVQPEKLAKLGITAPEVISAIQAQNNVNPAGQIGAEPIPKGQQFTYTVRTQGRLVKPEEFANIILRANADGSIVHLGDVARVELGDQAYAISGRYNQAPSGVMAIYQLPGSNAVQTAKLVNARMKELSASFPASITYNVPLDTTKAVTAGIHEIVLTLVEALALVVIVVFIFLQGWRATLIPLLAVPVSLIGTFIIFPALGFSINTLSLFGLVLAIGLVVDDAIIVVEAVEHHIEEGMEVKAATEKAMEEVGGPVVAIALILAAVFIPTAFIPGITGRMYQQFAVTIAISVLISAFNALTLSPALASLLLKPKDKEQKPGLLGKGFGLFNKFFGRTTESFVHTSDVLIHKSYLAMLGLVLIGVAAVFLGGNLPGGFIPTEDQGYMFLALQLPDGASAQRTDAAQQKITAKLLQTPGVEGVIAVTNFSLLTQVQSTNSGFFFVALKPWDTRTSKEQQLEYIQGNLQKQLSADPDGIAFAFPPPSIPGIGTSGGVTFVLEDRSGKDDPMTLAKNMGTFLGALKKRPEIAIAIPSYQPAVPQLYADVDREKALQQQVSLTDIYTTMQTFMGGYLVNYFNRFGRQWQTYVEAEGTSRTDIKNISQFYVRSANGSQVPLSSLAKVSQITGPEFIYRFNEYNAAQINITGNPGFSSGQIRKALEETFKQTMPPGAGFDYSGMSYQEQVAEQGVPSWAVFALSLLFVFLILAALYESWTLPFSVLLSTPVAILGAYIALHIRSYENDIFATIGLVMLIGLSAKNAILIVEFAKANYESGQSISEAALGAARLRFRPIVMTALAFVFGCLPLWTASGSGAVSRRILGTVVVGGMVLSTAIGLIFIPVTFSVVEYLSHRFSKGGKGTTMDSKADFDPVAAGKAAGGGPRTPTQGGHA; this is translated from the coding sequence ATGTCGAAGTTTTTTATACGCCGCCCTATCGTCGCGATCGTCATCGCGATTCTGACGGTCATCGTCGGAACCGTGTCGATGTTCTCGCTCGCCACCTCGCAGTACCCGGACATCGTTCCGACTGAAATTCTTGTTACCGCCACCTACCCCGGCGCTGATGCGAAGACCGTCGCCGAAGCCGTTTCGACCCCGATCGAGCAGCAGATGAACGGCGTCGACAACATGATCTACATGGACTCGGTCAGCGCCAATAACGGCGTCGTCCAGCTCTTCGTCGACTTCGACGTCAAGACCGATCCAAACATCGATCAGGTCCTGGGTCAGCTTCGCGTCGATCAGGCCCAGTCGCAGCTTCCCGCGCAGGTCACCACCGCCGGCCTCACCGTGCAAAAGGCGCTCACCTCGCCTCTCATGCTGGTCGCGATCAACTCGCCCGGCGGCAAACTTAGCCAGGATTTCCTTACCAACTACGCCATCATCAACCTGCAGGACCAGATCTCCCGCGTCAAGGGCGTCTCGCGCGTGCAGATCTTCGGCGGCCAGTATGCTCTGCGCGTCTGGGTCCAGCCCGAGAAGCTCGCCAAGCTTGGCATCACCGCGCCCGAAGTTATCTCGGCGATTCAGGCCCAGAACAACGTGAACCCGGCCGGACAGATCGGCGCCGAACCCATTCCGAAGGGTCAGCAGTTCACCTACACCGTTCGCACCCAGGGCCGTCTCGTCAAGCCCGAAGAGTTCGCGAACATTATTCTTCGGGCCAACGCCGACGGGTCCATCGTTCACCTCGGCGACGTCGCCCGCGTAGAGCTCGGCGACCAGGCATACGCCATCTCGGGCCGCTATAACCAGGCGCCCTCCGGCGTCATGGCGATCTACCAGCTCCCCGGATCGAACGCCGTCCAGACCGCCAAGCTGGTCAATGCGCGCATGAAAGAGCTTTCCGCTTCCTTCCCCGCGAGCATCACCTATAACGTCCCGCTCGATACCACGAAGGCCGTTACGGCCGGTATCCACGAGATCGTTCTCACTCTCGTTGAAGCGCTCGCGCTCGTCGTGATCGTCGTCTTCATCTTCCTCCAGGGCTGGCGCGCCACCCTGATCCCGCTGCTCGCCGTGCCCGTCTCCCTCATCGGAACGTTCATCATCTTCCCGGCGCTCGGGTTCTCGATCAACACGCTCTCGCTCTTCGGCCTTGTGCTTGCGATCGGGCTTGTGGTCGACGACGCGATCATCGTCGTTGAAGCGGTCGAGCACCATATCGAAGAGGGGATGGAGGTCAAGGCCGCTACCGAGAAGGCCATGGAAGAGGTCGGCGGACCGGTCGTCGCCATTGCACTTATTCTCGCGGCGGTCTTCATCCCGACCGCCTTTATCCCTGGCATCACGGGCCGGATGTATCAGCAGTTCGCGGTCACGATCGCGATCTCGGTGCTGATCTCGGCTTTCAACGCCCTCACGCTTTCGCCGGCTCTCGCATCGCTTTTGCTCAAGCCGAAGGACAAGGAGCAGAAACCCGGCCTTCTCGGCAAGGGCTTCGGACTCTTCAACAAGTTCTTCGGACGCACCACGGAGAGCTTCGTCCACACCTCCGACGTCCTTATCCACAAGTCGTACCTTGCGATGCTTGGGCTTGTGCTCATCGGTGTCGCGGCCGTCTTCCTCGGCGGCAACCTTCCCGGCGGCTTCATCCCTACCGAGGATCAGGGCTACATGTTCCTCGCGCTGCAGCTTCCCGACGGAGCCTCCGCGCAGCGCACCGACGCCGCCCAGCAGAAGATCACGGCCAAGCTCCTCCAGACCCCCGGCGTCGAAGGCGTCATCGCCGTCACCAACTTCTCCCTTCTCACGCAGGTCCAGAGCACCAACTCCGGCTTCTTCTTCGTCGCGCTCAAGCCCTGGGACACCCGCACCAGCAAGGAGCAACAGCTCGAGTACATCCAGGGCAATCTGCAGAAGCAGCTCAGTGCCGATCCTGACGGCATCGCCTTCGCCTTCCCGCCGCCATCGATTCCGGGTATCGGAACCTCCGGCGGTGTGACCTTCGTGCTCGAAGATCGCTCCGGCAAGGACGATCCGATGACCCTCGCCAAGAACATGGGAACCTTCCTTGGCGCCCTCAAGAAGCGTCCCGAGATTGCCATCGCGATTCCGTCCTACCAGCCTGCGGTGCCGCAGCTCTATGCGGACGTTGACCGCGAGAAGGCGCTCCAGCAGCAGGTGTCCCTCACGGATATCTATACGACCATGCAGACCTTTATGGGCGGCTATCTCGTGAACTATTTCAACCGCTTCGGGCGCCAGTGGCAGACCTACGTTGAAGCGGAAGGAACCTCTCGTACCGATATCAAGAACATCAGCCAGTTCTACGTCCGAAGCGCGAACGGAAGCCAGGTCCCCCTGTCCTCCCTCGCCAAGGTCTCGCAGATAACCGGCCCGGAGTTCATCTACCGGTTCAACGAGTACAACGCCGCCCAGATTAACATCACCGGCAACCCCGGCTTCAGCTCCGGCCAGATCCGCAAGGCGCTGGAAGAGACCTTCAAGCAGACCATGCCACCCGGCGCAGGGTTCGACTACTCCGGTATGTCCTACCAGGAGCAGGTTGCCGAACAGGGCGTTCCCTCGTGGGCTGTCTTCGCGCTGTCGCTGCTCTTCGTCTTCCTGATTCTCGCGGCCTTGTACGAAAGTTGGACCCTGCCCTTCAGCGTCCTGCTCAGTACCCCCGTCGCGATCCTCGGAGCCTACATCGCGCTTCATATCCGCTCGTATGAGAACGACATCTTCGCCACAATCGGGCTGGTCATGCTGATTGGCCTCTCGGCGAAGAATGCCATCCTCATCGTTGAGTTCGCCAAGGCAAACTACGAGTCGGGCCAGAGCATCTCCGAAGCCGCCCTCGGCGCAGCCCGTCTGCGCTTCCGGCCCATCGTGATGACCGCTCTTGCCTTCGTCTTCGGCTGCTTACCGCTCTGGACGGCATCCGGATCAGGCGCGGTCTCCCGCCGCATTCTCGGAACCGTCGTCGTCGGCGGCATGGTTCTCTCGACGGCGATCGGCCTCATCTTTATCCCGGTCACCTTCTCGGTCGTCGAGTATCTGTCGCACCGCTTCAGCAAGGGTGGCAAGGGCACAACCATGGACTCCAAAGCTGACTTCGATCCCGTCGCCGCCGGCAAGGCTGCCGGAGGCGGACCGCGGACACCGACCCAGGGAGGTCACGCATGA
- a CDS encoding efflux RND transporter periplasmic adaptor subunit codes for MNEQRQHAPATMVFNSFRGAVTAAVFLVSAGVLAGCGEKKAAPTGPPPPTPVTVVTVNPIDVPLTNEWVGTLDGYVNAQIQPQASGFLIKQDYKEGTPVAKGQVLFEIDPRPFQAALDQAKGQLEQAKGQVALAQAQLGLAVINVNRDTPLAQARAIAQSTLDNDTQQKAQSEASVKSAQASVTAAEAAVENAKLNLGFTYVRSLISGVAGQATTQVGNLVNGQSVLTSVSQLNPIKVYFSIGDAEYLTLINRAHQGGGDLLKATADVPLSLTLASGDPYPLKGRIAFVDRQMNPQTGAIRVAASFPNPGNVLRPGQFGRVKAETELRHGALVIPQVAVQEFQGTQQVFLAGADNKVHVATVKLGAQVGTNWVVDSGIAPGSKVITDNLQKLGEGAPVNPHEGPAVAPTTQATTSEGK; via the coding sequence ATGAACGAGCAGCGTCAACACGCGCCAGCAACGATGGTCTTCAACAGTTTCAGAGGCGCCGTCACGGCCGCCGTTTTCCTGGTCAGTGCGGGCGTACTCGCCGGTTGTGGAGAGAAAAAAGCCGCGCCCACCGGGCCGCCCCCGCCCACCCCGGTCACCGTGGTAACGGTCAATCCGATCGACGTTCCGCTTACCAACGAGTGGGTCGGCACGCTCGACGGATACGTCAACGCGCAGATCCAGCCACAGGCCAGCGGCTTCCTCATCAAGCAGGACTACAAGGAGGGCACGCCGGTTGCCAAGGGCCAGGTCCTCTTCGAGATCGATCCGCGTCCCTTCCAAGCCGCGCTCGATCAGGCCAAGGGTCAGCTGGAACAGGCCAAGGGTCAGGTCGCTCTCGCCCAGGCGCAGCTCGGTCTCGCTGTCATCAACGTAAACCGGGACACGCCGCTCGCCCAGGCCCGCGCGATCGCGCAGAGCACTCTCGATAACGACACGCAGCAGAAGGCGCAGTCCGAGGCTTCGGTAAAGTCCGCACAGGCTTCCGTCACCGCTGCAGAAGCCGCCGTCGAAAACGCCAAGCTGAACCTCGGCTTCACCTACGTCCGCTCACTCATCAGCGGAGTTGCAGGGCAGGCCACCACGCAGGTTGGCAACCTGGTCAACGGCCAGTCGGTGCTCACGTCCGTCTCGCAGTTGAACCCGATCAAGGTCTACTTCTCGATTGGCGACGCCGAGTACCTCACGCTCATCAACCGTGCCCATCAGGGCGGCGGAGACCTCCTCAAGGCCACCGCGGATGTCCCTCTCAGCCTGACCCTCGCGAGCGGCGACCCCTACCCACTCAAGGGGCGCATCGCTTTCGTCGATCGCCAGATGAACCCGCAGACCGGCGCGATCCGCGTCGCGGCCTCGTTCCCCAACCCCGGCAACGTACTCCGCCCCGGCCAGTTCGGGCGGGTGAAGGCTGAGACGGAACTTCGCCATGGCGCACTCGTCATCCCCCAGGTAGCGGTGCAGGAGTTCCAGGGAACGCAGCAGGTCTTCCTGGCTGGAGCGGATAACAAGGTGCACGTCGCTACCGTGAAACTCGGCGCGCAGGTCGGCACCAACTGGGTCGTCGACAGCGGCATCGCGCCCGGATCGAAGGTCATCACCGACAACCTCCAGAAGCTCGGCGAAGGAGCACCGGTCAACCCACACGAAGGTCCCGCTGTAGCTCCCACCACGCAGGCCACCACGTCGGAAGGGAAGTAA
- a CDS encoding TetR/AcrR family transcriptional regulator, which yields MADSKIVAEHAETRATIRKQKRALLTRHELLRSAREIFARDGFEHARLEDIASNAGKTRGAFYDNFKDKEDVFCAIFEENIDREMAELEPVLLALPTVAQRIEALGNYLSELSRDQERLLLSLEFKLYAIRHPTKRKRLADLHNVMLLRSSIPELTQLLPQVIGQQDNASLADCLALGGVMDGLALNHLFNPETVKQEQVERFLKLCLQETTQTLHMQKNGNGACL from the coding sequence ATGGCCGATTCAAAAATTGTTGCCGAGCATGCTGAAACGCGGGCGACGATTCGCAAGCAAAAACGCGCGTTGCTTACGCGGCATGAGCTTCTCCGCTCGGCTCGCGAGATCTTCGCCCGAGATGGATTCGAGCACGCCAGGCTTGAAGATATCGCTTCGAATGCCGGTAAGACCCGGGGCGCGTTCTATGACAACTTCAAAGATAAAGAAGATGTCTTTTGTGCGATTTTTGAAGAGAATATCGATCGCGAGATGGCAGAGCTTGAGCCGGTATTGCTGGCGCTCCCGACTGTCGCGCAACGGATCGAAGCCCTGGGCAACTACCTGAGCGAACTAAGCAGGGACCAGGAGCGGCTTCTGCTCAGTCTCGAATTCAAGCTTTATGCCATCCGCCATCCGACGAAGCGGAAACGGCTGGCCGATCTTCATAACGTGATGCTGCTCCGCAGTTCCATCCCAGAGTTGACGCAGCTTCTCCCTCAAGTCATCGGGCAGCAGGACAATGCGTCTTTAGCTGACTGTCTTGCGCTTGGTGGCGTGATGGACGGACTTGCGCTGAACCATCTTTTCAATCCGGAGACAGTGAAGCAGGAGCAGGTGGAACGTTTTCTCAAGCTCTGTCTGCAAGAGACAACGCAGACCCTCCACATGCAGAAGAACGGGAACGGCGCCTGCCTGTAG
- a CDS encoding Ig-like domain-containing protein: protein MAILLIAISISLAGCAGFFIDTGTTTTMTASLTTASYDTAITLTATVVSGNATGTVTFYDGTTSLGTGTLSSGVASLSVSTLAVGTHSLYAAYGGDDVYSASSSSAMTIVISESLTTTTTTVSSSDATATAGSSVTLTATVSSTAATGTVIFYNGSTSLGSETLSNGTASLTVSALSVGTYSIKAVYVGDSLYATSTSSAIALTIENTTTALRRLVPAARAA from the coding sequence ATGGCAATCCTCCTGATCGCGATCAGCATCAGCCTCGCCGGATGCGCCGGCTTCTTCATCGACACAGGCACCACCACCACGATGACCGCGTCCCTTACCACCGCAAGCTACGACACTGCCATCACGCTCACCGCAACCGTCGTCTCCGGGAATGCAACTGGCACTGTTACGTTCTACGATGGCACGACGAGCCTTGGCACAGGCACACTCAGTTCCGGAGTCGCAAGCCTGAGCGTAAGCACGCTTGCGGTGGGCACCCACAGTCTCTACGCCGCTTATGGAGGCGACGATGTCTACAGCGCAAGCTCATCGAGCGCCATGACCATCGTCATCAGCGAGAGCCTGACCACCACCACGACGACGGTCTCGTCGTCCGATGCCACGGCAACCGCAGGAAGCTCCGTCACCTTGACTGCTACCGTTTCATCGACCGCCGCAACCGGAACGGTCATCTTTTATAACGGTTCCACGAGCCTTGGCAGCGAGACCCTGAGTAATGGAACAGCGTCCCTCACGGTAAGCGCACTTTCAGTTGGAACCTACTCGATCAAGGCGGTCTACGTCGGCGACAGTCTCTATGCGACGAGCACTTCCTCGGCGATTGCGCTTACCATCGAAAACACCACGACTGCGCTGCGTCGATTGGTACCCGCCGCGCGCGCAGCTTGA
- a CDS encoding AMP-binding protein, protein MFQPPALPHITFVGVESEQTLALSECSPQIRAIAELAASSTVEGATVGILFQTGPALILTWLGVLAAGRTPLILQYPNEKMSKVYWRDSLRDTIDRCDVAMLLCAPELSAFNPGELAACTFLDEIEPSGEPGTEVVFPEEGAILQLSSGTTGFKKPIRFTFDALKKHAHLYNETLCLTPDDRIVSWLPLYHDMGFIACFVTPLLLGVPIVLIDPITWVRTPRLLFEAIERHKGTVCYMPNFGFEVMSKQGQSGPFPSMRHWISCSEPTYPATLERFLTATGASRSNISTCYGMAENVFAVTQSAGMQIVEREGQSYVSCGRPISGTEVKNVDGEFFVRSPHSLAAYEGSADMRDEAGFYATGDIGFFEDGEIIITGRKQDLANIGGRKFLLNDLDFAVAQLFPQSAGRIASLSVFDSAGGTEKVLFLIEEDTFWLWNRSPEPARLIREHTGLEWLEVHFVPRHFITKTSSGKINRKRTLADWQAFQAGVHLQRESSGDGELGRKLTEQFPGIPTDTPVGEELDSLGQLILRILCEEHGISYTADLTLDSIAASEHVRSSPEEAQVFSIIALVDGWRLGFEAPQPFIDSAFLEAISNEVGMPVHFEHICVPPALILFSDLIFHDYFLPRNPDPAYAVVSSLLTKIKNASLILIDDEDNFRTPPFCAYPVLDRQFTMENDADLLGHRMQRYTQNHHLLPRRVILGRDLTPETVNPVLQMMESYLQTPIFKMAFHAEFRAHTEQWEFCDFRDFNSDSEKVTNTSWLQRFENTLLHFIRQRRSEFRTHAGEPVNRFLLMDTPHFCSFVLNRAAVDFVVEEYNSFCLVGAASSLPYLQEQLDRLGKRYFFSSQATPANTDYECLVLLGGVGGRMPVTDKPTFDFVHAREEGHGGGRPHNVTQEVWDLCPPLAACDEKLYRSLLGTHGVLIGNFLLNHTVAQPAAR, encoded by the coding sequence ATGTTTCAACCGCCAGCACTACCGCACATCACGTTCGTAGGCGTCGAGTCCGAGCAGACGCTCGCCCTCTCTGAATGCAGCCCGCAAATCCGTGCGATTGCGGAGCTTGCCGCCTCATCGACCGTCGAAGGCGCGACCGTCGGCATCCTCTTCCAGACCGGCCCCGCCCTCATCCTGACTTGGCTTGGCGTACTCGCCGCTGGGAGAACGCCTCTCATACTCCAGTATCCGAATGAGAAGATGAGCAAGGTCTATTGGCGAGATTCGCTCCGCGACACAATCGACCGTTGTGACGTCGCGATGCTTCTTTGCGCGCCTGAACTCTCCGCGTTCAACCCCGGGGAACTCGCCGCCTGCACCTTTCTCGATGAGATCGAACCATCCGGGGAGCCGGGCACGGAGGTCGTGTTTCCTGAAGAGGGCGCGATCCTGCAACTCTCCTCCGGGACCACGGGCTTCAAGAAGCCCATCCGCTTCACGTTCGACGCCCTGAAGAAGCATGCGCATCTCTACAACGAAACCCTTTGCCTTACCCCGGACGACCGCATCGTCTCGTGGCTTCCGCTGTATCACGACATGGGCTTTATCGCCTGCTTCGTTACGCCCCTGCTGCTCGGCGTGCCCATCGTCCTGATCGATCCGATCACCTGGGTGCGCACTCCGCGACTCCTGTTCGAGGCCATCGAACGCCACAAGGGCACGGTGTGCTACATGCCCAACTTCGGCTTCGAGGTGATGTCCAAGCAAGGCCAATCCGGACCCTTCCCGAGCATGCGCCATTGGATCAGTTGCTCGGAACCAACCTATCCTGCGACGCTCGAGCGTTTCCTTACCGCAACAGGAGCGAGCCGCTCGAACATCTCCACCTGCTATGGCATGGCGGAGAACGTCTTCGCCGTCACCCAGAGCGCAGGCATGCAGATCGTAGAGCGGGAGGGGCAGAGTTATGTAAGCTGCGGCCGTCCTATCTCCGGAACCGAGGTGAAGAACGTCGATGGAGAGTTCTTCGTGCGCAGCCCGCACTCGTTGGCCGCCTACGAAGGCAGCGCCGACATGCGTGATGAAGCCGGCTTCTATGCCACCGGAGATATCGGCTTCTTCGAAGACGGCGAGATCATTATCACCGGCCGCAAACAGGATCTCGCCAATATAGGGGGCCGCAAGTTCCTCTTGAATGACCTGGACTTCGCCGTAGCCCAGCTCTTCCCGCAGTCCGCCGGGCGCATTGCCTCTCTCTCCGTCTTTGACTCCGCAGGCGGAACGGAAAAGGTTCTCTTCCTGATCGAGGAAGATACCTTCTGGCTATGGAATCGTTCGCCTGAACCCGCTCGCCTTATCCGCGAGCACACCGGCCTCGAGTGGCTCGAAGTTCACTTCGTGCCACGGCACTTCATCACGAAGACCTCGTCCGGCAAGATCAATCGCAAGCGCACGTTGGCGGATTGGCAAGCCTTTCAAGCGGGCGTACACCTTCAACGGGAGTCCAGCGGCGACGGGGAACTAGGTCGCAAACTTACGGAACAATTCCCGGGTATCCCGACGGACACGCCGGTAGGTGAAGAGTTAGACTCCCTCGGCCAACTGATCCTTCGTATCTTGTGCGAAGAGCATGGCATCTCCTACACTGCCGACCTCACCCTCGACAGCATCGCCGCGAGCGAGCACGTTCGATCCAGCCCTGAAGAAGCGCAGGTCTTTTCCATCATCGCGCTCGTCGACGGCTGGCGCCTTGGATTCGAAGCTCCTCAACCTTTCATCGACAGCGCTTTCCTCGAAGCGATCTCCAATGAAGTTGGGATGCCTGTTCACTTCGAGCACATCTGCGTTCCTCCCGCGCTTATCCTCTTCTCCGACCTTATCTTCCACGACTATTTTCTTCCCAGGAATCCAGACCCCGCCTATGCCGTCGTCTCCTCTCTTCTGACAAAGATCAAGAACGCTAGCCTCATCCTGATCGATGACGAAGATAACTTCAGAACTCCGCCATTCTGCGCCTATCCGGTGCTCGATCGTCAGTTCACGATGGAGAACGACGCGGATCTCCTGGGCCATCGGATGCAGCGTTACACGCAGAACCACCATCTGCTGCCGCGTCGCGTCATCCTCGGCCGGGATCTCACGCCGGAGACGGTCAATCCAGTTCTTCAAATGATGGAGAGCTATCTACAAACACCCATCTTCAAGATGGCCTTCCACGCGGAGTTTCGCGCCCATACGGAACAGTGGGAGTTCTGTGACTTCCGCGACTTCAACTCAGACTCGGAGAAGGTCACGAACACCAGTTGGCTCCAACGTTTTGAGAACACTTTACTTCATTTTATCCGCCAGCGAAGGAGCGAGTTCCGTACCCACGCGGGCGAACCGGTCAACCGCTTTCTCCTGATGGACACGCCTCACTTCTGCTCCTTCGTTCTCAACCGCGCAGCCGTGGATTTTGTCGTCGAAGAATATAACTCCTTCTGTCTCGTTGGAGCGGCATCCAGCCTTCCCTATCTGCAAGAGCAGTTAGACCGCCTTGGCAAGCGATACTTCTTCTCGTCGCAGGCGACGCCTGCGAACACCGACTACGAATGCCTCGTTCTGCTCGGAGGCGTGGGAGGCAGGATGCCTGTCACCGATAAGCCCACCTTCGATTTCGTCCATGCTCGCGAGGAGGGACACGGTGGCGGCAGGCCGCACAACGTTACGCAGGAGGTATGGGATCTGTGCCCTCCCCTTGCTGCATGCGACGAGAAGCTCTATCGCTCGCTGCTAGGAACCCACGGCGTCCTGATCGGTAACTTCCTTCTCAACCATACCGTGGCTCAACCTGCGGCGAGATAA